Proteins from a genomic interval of Psychrobacter fulvigenes:
- a CDS encoding TetR/AcrR family transcriptional regulator: MSAQAKFNRDDVIEKAKNLYWEKGYHATSMRNLQDVVDMRPGSIYAAFGNKDNLFKEALNRYAEEGAANLANSIAQEKTVISGLKRFIRSVTVCSKGTAPSGMCMVVKTIGELTQNDSPDLLAHATSILERVESSFVKTFQQAINNGEISSDKDPAELARYFQIQVIGLRTYAQVSSDTDAVEKYIDGIFEGIL, translated from the coding sequence ATGAGTGCACAAGCGAAGTTTAATCGTGATGATGTCATCGAAAAAGCCAAAAATCTCTATTGGGAAAAGGGCTATCACGCCACCTCTATGAGAAATCTGCAAGATGTCGTTGATATGCGCCCCGGTAGTATTTATGCCGCTTTTGGTAATAAAGACAATTTGTTTAAAGAGGCATTAAATCGCTATGCGGAAGAAGGTGCTGCAAATCTTGCCAATAGTATTGCCCAAGAAAAAACAGTAATTTCTGGCCTAAAACGCTTCATTCGTAGCGTCACTGTTTGTAGCAAAGGCACTGCACCCAGCGGTATGTGCATGGTAGTCAAAACCATTGGTGAGCTCACGCAAAACGATAGTCCAGATTTGCTTGCTCACGCGACAAGCATTTTAGAACGTGTTGAATCCTCTTTTGTTAAGACCTTTCAGCAAGCCATTAATAATGGTGAAATTAGCAGTGATAAAGATCCAGCTGAACTGGCCCGCTACTTTCAAATTCAAGTCATAGGTCTGAGAACTTATGCGCAAGTGAGCAGTGATACGGATGCGGTAGAAAAGTACATTGATGGTATATTCGAAGGTATTCTTTAA
- a CDS encoding ABC transporter permease: MKNLFGRLWIDATIALSFLREGRVQSLMITVGVAIGVAVIVFITALIQGLQANLIDSTLGSQSHIRLVSPDEVNQVAPPAPSETGTVQLIQEDKRPQRLRSINNWQQITETLDQLPILNAVSPIVSGPAFVRRGEALESVVLVGTELARYQKIIPLEDYLISGQLRVGADNVMIGSELAKDLGVQVGSKLRLDTGQQDNTVVNVAGIFELGVRELDARYVYLDLKQAQSLLSLPGGVTVIDLTVEDIFAAEDIAEQVGRLTSLQAESWIKTNAQLMSGLSAQSLSTNMIIVFVAISVAFGIASVLSVSVVQRTREIGILRATGATRQQILRIFLIQGAVFGLLGSVLGSAASYILIWGFNTFGPSLFYITVSIELVLLAMLLATLTGVLAAAIPSRRAAALDPVVAIRYV; encoded by the coding sequence GTGAAAAACCTCTTTGGGCGACTATGGATTGACGCAACCATTGCGCTCAGTTTTTTACGCGAGGGGCGGGTACAGTCGCTCATGATAACGGTAGGGGTCGCCATCGGCGTGGCGGTGATCGTATTTATTACTGCTCTGATCCAAGGGTTGCAAGCCAATTTGATAGACAGCACCCTTGGTAGTCAGTCACATATTCGCTTGGTATCACCAGATGAAGTCAATCAAGTAGCGCCACCAGCCCCATCAGAAACAGGTACAGTGCAGCTGATTCAAGAAGATAAAAGGCCGCAGCGCTTACGCTCAATTAATAACTGGCAGCAAATAACCGAAACCTTGGATCAATTACCCATACTGAATGCCGTATCACCAATAGTATCAGGCCCAGCCTTTGTCAGGCGTGGTGAAGCACTAGAGTCGGTAGTGCTGGTCGGAACCGAGCTTGCACGTTATCAAAAAATCATACCGCTCGAAGACTACCTAATCAGTGGTCAGTTACGTGTTGGCGCTGACAATGTCATGATTGGCAGTGAGCTTGCCAAAGATCTCGGTGTGCAAGTGGGTAGTAAGCTGCGACTCGATACGGGTCAACAAGACAACACCGTGGTCAACGTCGCAGGTATATTTGAGCTGGGCGTGCGCGAGTTGGATGCTCGTTATGTTTATCTGGATCTAAAGCAAGCCCAGTCATTACTCAGTCTGCCGGGTGGGGTCACCGTCATTGATTTGACCGTTGAAGATATCTTTGCGGCAGAAGATATCGCAGAACAAGTAGGGCGCTTGACCTCATTGCAGGCTGAAAGCTGGATTAAGACCAATGCACAATTGATGAGTGGACTTTCTGCGCAAAGCTTATCTACCAATATGATTATTGTCTTTGTGGCCATCTCGGTCGCCTTTGGTATTGCGAGTGTGCTATCTGTTAGTGTCGTACAGCGCACTAGAGAGATTGGGATTTTGCGTGCCACTGGCGCAACCCGTCAGCAAATCTTACGAATATTCTTAATTCAAGGCGCTGTATTTGGCTTGCTTGGATCGGTACTGGGCAGTGCTGCCAGTTATATACTGATATGGGGGTTTAATACCTTTGGCCCAAGCTTGTTTTATATAACCGTGTCTATAGAGCTAGTGTTGTTGGCAATGCTGTTAGCAACGCTCACAGGCGTATTAGCGGCTGCTATACCTTCACGGCGGGCAGCAGCACTAGATCCGGTGGTGGCCATTCGCTATGTCTAA
- a CDS encoding sugar transporter translates to MKHNLEASSDARRTQYFQVFLMGVSAFIMNTTEFVPVALLSDIAQDFSITTAETGWMLTLYAWIVAAMSLPLMLLTSRFERKSLLLGLFAVFIASHVLSVFAWSFDVLLISRVGIALSHAIFWSITAAIAIRVAPEGKKALALSVLATGTSLAMVLGVPLGRLVGQWFGWRATFGGIGGIAFIVFVLQMRLLPTLPSMFEGSFRKIPELLKNPLLVCLYLLILLVFTAHYTAYSYIEPFMRQVGSVSENSATFVLLLFGVAGIAGSVIFSRWGDRFNTRLMLISTVLMLLSMLVLLYAVTSIWALSLIALLWGAALMLLIISMQAKVIMVDVNAQDMLMSMFSGIINLGIGTGALFGGYAVTHLSISSVGYVGAAIASAALLLMLFMIKRFPELSKRLG, encoded by the coding sequence ATGAAACACAATCTTGAGGCGAGCTCAGATGCTCGTCGGACTCAGTATTTTCAAGTATTCTTGATGGGCGTCAGCGCATTTATTATGAATACCACAGAATTTGTTCCCGTCGCCTTATTAAGCGACATTGCCCAAGACTTTTCTATTACCACAGCAGAGACGGGCTGGATGCTGACGCTGTATGCGTGGATTGTCGCTGCCATGTCATTACCGCTGATGCTACTGACCAGTCGATTTGAGCGTAAAAGCTTACTCTTAGGCTTGTTTGCGGTATTTATTGCCAGTCATGTGTTGTCCGTGTTTGCATGGAGCTTTGATGTACTGCTCATTAGCCGCGTAGGTATTGCACTATCGCATGCGATATTTTGGTCCATTACAGCCGCGATCGCCATACGCGTGGCACCTGAAGGCAAGAAGGCATTAGCACTTAGCGTACTTGCGACGGGTACCTCATTAGCGATGGTGCTAGGTGTGCCTTTAGGGCGCTTGGTCGGTCAATGGTTTGGTTGGCGCGCGACGTTTGGCGGTATTGGCGGTATTGCCTTTATCGTATTTGTGCTGCAAATGAGACTGTTGCCAACATTGCCGAGCATGTTTGAAGGCTCTTTTAGAAAAATTCCAGAACTGCTGAAAAACCCATTATTGGTCTGCTTGTATTTGCTCATCCTACTGGTCTTTACAGCGCACTATACCGCTTATTCTTATATCGAGCCTTTCATGCGTCAGGTCGGCTCAGTCAGCGAAAACTCGGCTACTTTTGTCCTGCTGCTGTTCGGTGTCGCAGGGATTGCAGGCAGTGTGATATTCAGTCGCTGGGGTGATAGGTTCAATACCAGATTGATGCTGATATCTACTGTTCTGATGCTCCTCTCTATGCTCGTGCTGTTGTATGCCGTGACCTCTATATGGGCGCTTAGTCTAATTGCCTTACTATGGGGTGCTGCGCTTATGCTGCTTATTATCTCCATGCAAGCTAAAGTCATTATGGTCGATGTCAATGCACAAGACATGCTGATGTCGATGTTTTCAGGCATTATCAATTTGGGAATTGGTACGGGTGCGCTATTCGGCGGTTATGCGGTGACGCATCTCTCGATATCAAGCGTGGGCTATGTCGGGGCAGCTATCGCTAGTGCGGCGCTGCTACTGATGCTATTTATGATAAAGCGCTTTCCTGAGTTAAGTAAAAGACTCGGCTAG
- a CDS encoding ABC transporter ATP-binding protein: protein MPDNFMPDNKANDTHEVLRLEALRKSYNIGQPNEIEVLHGIDLRIDNSDFAALIGPSGSGKSTLLNVLGLLDKPTSGELYLLGQPTSDMDDVGRTALRGNSIGFVFQFHHLIQAFTAIDNVLMPLMLTRGRPDKYAIQKARGLLAAVGLEKFADTKPNELSGGQQQRVAIARALITDPALLLADEPTGNLDTVTAAEVFELFRKVNRERDCGVLLVTHDPRLSASCDRTINLVDGLIESDTLNAKR, encoded by the coding sequence ATGCCTGATAACTTTATGCCCGATAATAAGGCTAACGACACTCATGAAGTCCTGCGTTTAGAGGCGTTGCGTAAATCTTATAACATCGGCCAACCTAATGAGATAGAGGTGTTACATGGCATCGACTTACGCATCGATAACAGTGACTTTGCGGCACTGATCGGCCCTTCTGGCTCTGGTAAAAGTACTCTGCTAAACGTGCTTGGGCTGCTCGATAAGCCGACCAGTGGTGAGCTCTATCTGCTCGGTCAGCCGACTAGCGACATGGATGACGTTGGACGTACCGCGCTACGTGGTAATAGCATTGGTTTTGTGTTTCAGTTTCATCATTTGATTCAAGCGTTTACAGCGATAGACAATGTACTCATGCCACTGATGTTGACCCGAGGCCGACCAGATAAATACGCCATACAAAAAGCACGAGGCTTGCTGGCTGCGGTTGGGCTTGAGAAGTTTGCTGATACTAAGCCGAACGAGCTTTCGGGTGGGCAACAACAGCGAGTGGCCATTGCTCGGGCGCTTATCACTGACCCTGCATTACTATTAGCGGATGAACCGACTGGCAATTTGGATACAGTGACGGCTGCTGAAGTGTTTGAGCTGTTCCGTAAGGTCAATCGTGAGCGCGACTGTGGTGTGCTTTTGGTCACACATGATCCACGATTGTCAGCTTCCTGTGATCGTACCATCAATCTGGTAGATGGGCTGATTGAAAGTGATACTTTGAATGCTAAACGCTAA
- the yghU gene encoding glutathione-dependent disulfide-bond oxidoreductase, whose amino-acid sequence MMENQYIPPKIWTHDAESGGKWASVNRPVSGATHEKELPVGKHALQLYSMGTPNGQKVTIMLEELLALGKDAEYDAHMINIGEGDQFSSGFVDINPNSKIPAFVDYSGTEPEAVFESASILVYLAEKFGVLLPEKGSKRTQVFNWLFWLHGSAPYLGGGFGHFYAYVPEKFEYAINRFTMETKRQLDVLDKQLAKNEFIAGDEYSIADIATWPWYGNLVLGNQYEAKDFLQVDDYTHVQRWAKAILARPAVQRGRIVNRTHGEQWEQLENRHSATDIDKVLALKPE is encoded by the coding sequence ATAATGGAAAACCAATATATACCCCCAAAAATCTGGACGCATGACGCAGAGAGTGGCGGTAAGTGGGCCAGTGTGAATCGTCCCGTTTCAGGTGCTACCCATGAGAAAGAATTACCAGTGGGCAAACATGCTTTGCAACTGTACTCAATGGGCACGCCTAACGGTCAAAAAGTCACTATCATGCTAGAAGAGTTATTAGCATTAGGCAAAGACGCAGAATATGACGCCCATATGATTAATATAGGCGAAGGCGATCAGTTTTCATCAGGCTTTGTAGATATCAATCCTAACTCTAAAATCCCAGCTTTCGTTGATTACTCTGGCACTGAGCCTGAAGCGGTATTTGAATCTGCTTCTATTTTAGTTTATCTTGCTGAAAAGTTTGGGGTCTTGTTACCTGAAAAAGGCAGCAAACGTACCCAGGTCTTTAACTGGTTATTTTGGTTACATGGTTCTGCGCCCTACTTAGGGGGCGGTTTCGGGCATTTTTACGCTTATGTACCCGAAAAGTTTGAATATGCCATCAATCGCTTTACAATGGAAACCAAGCGCCAGTTAGACGTGCTCGATAAGCAATTGGCAAAAAATGAATTTATTGCTGGTGATGAGTACAGTATTGCTGATATTGCCACTTGGCCTTGGTATGGCAACTTGGTGTTGGGTAATCAGTATGAGGCAAAGGACTTTTTGCAAGTCGATGATTACACCCATGTCCAGCGCTGGGCAAAAGCCATCTTAGCGCGACCAGCCGTACAGCGTGGCCGCATCGTTAACCGTACTCACGGTGAACAATGGGAACAACTGGAAAATCGCCATAGTGCGACAGATATCGATAAAGTGTTGGCGTTAAAACCAGAATAA
- a CDS encoding glutathione S-transferase family protein, translating to MLKFYFHQTPNPMKVALYLMETGLAYELMPIDTMKGEQHTPEYRAINPNGKTPAIEDDGNRVFDSTAILMYLAEKTGLLAGKPEDRGEMLSWLMFVATGLGPFSGQSVHFRHKAPEKIPYAINRYLREAERHYEVLDKHMEDREYVVGNDYSIADISAWGWVDKATFVLGEEGLNNYPNLKRWFASINARPAVDKARNIAKDFQFKSDFDDAAARALYPQNFAKNAE from the coding sequence ATGCTTAAGTTTTATTTTCACCAAACACCTAACCCTATGAAAGTGGCTCTTTATCTGATGGAGACAGGTTTAGCGTACGAATTAATGCCAATAGATACCATGAAAGGTGAACAACATACGCCTGAGTACCGCGCGATTAATCCGAATGGTAAAACCCCAGCTATCGAAGATGATGGCAACCGTGTCTTTGATTCGACGGCTATTTTGATGTACTTAGCTGAAAAAACAGGCCTGCTGGCAGGAAAGCCAGAGGACCGAGGTGAAATGCTCTCATGGCTAATGTTTGTCGCGACTGGATTGGGCCCATTTTCTGGTCAATCTGTGCATTTTAGACATAAAGCACCCGAAAAAATACCTTATGCGATCAATCGCTATCTTCGTGAGGCTGAGCGTCATTACGAGGTGCTAGATAAGCATATGGAAGACCGTGAATATGTAGTTGGTAACGACTACTCTATTGCTGATATCTCCGCTTGGGGCTGGGTCGATAAAGCAACGTTTGTATTAGGCGAAGAAGGATTAAACAATTACCCTAACCTCAAACGTTGGTTTGCTAGTATAAACGCTCGTCCTGCGGTAGATAAAGCGCGCAATATTGCTAAAGACTTTCAGTTCAAATCTGACTTTGATGACGCAGCTGCACGTGCCCTCTATCCACAAAACTTTGCGAAAAACGCTGAATAG